A genomic stretch from Vanrija pseudolonga chromosome 6, complete sequence includes:
- the RPS14 gene encoding 40S ribosomal protein S14, translated as MAPKKVKAPQAEVVNLGPNVAEGENVFGVAHIFASFNDTFVHVTDLSGKETISRVTGGMKVKADRDESSPYAAMLAAQDVAAKCKEVGITALHVKLRATGGTGTKQPGPGGQAALRALARAGMRIGRIEDVTPVPSDSTRRKGGRRGRRL; from the exons ATGGCTcccaagaaggtcaaggctCCCCAGGCTGAGGTTGTCAACCTCGGCCccaacgtcgccgagggcgagaacGTCTTTGGCGTTGCTCACATCTTCGCCTCGTTCAACGACACTTTCGTCCACGTCACCGACCTTTCGGGCAAGGAGACCATCTCGCGTGTCACCGGCGGCATGAAGGTCAAGGCTGACCGTGACGAGTCTTCG CCCTACGCCGCCATGCTGGCTGCCCaggacgtcgccgccaagTGCAAGGAGGTCGGCATCACCGCACTCCACGTCAAGCTCCGTGCTACCGGCGGTACCGGCACCAAGCAGCCCGGCCCCGGTGGCCAGGCCGCCCTCCGTgccctcgcccgtgccggcATGCGCATCGGCCGCATCGAGGACGTCACCCCCGTCCCCTCCGACTCGACCCGCCGCAAGGGTGGTCGCCGTGGTCGCCGTCTCTAA